The proteins below come from a single Benincasa hispida cultivar B227 chromosome 4, ASM972705v1, whole genome shotgun sequence genomic window:
- the LOC120075587 gene encoding protein EPIDERMAL PATTERNING FACTOR 2-like, giving the protein MKSFPLVAHTSILFGIFFIILMNGRSLDATTRWDHMSFNAEDTHRAVDNSRHEQEKTEEVLGMELYPTGSSLPDCSHACGPCFPCKRVMVSFKCSVAESCPTVYKCMCKGKYYHVPSN; this is encoded by the exons ATGAAAAGTTTCCCACTCGTGGCTCACACATCTATACTTTTCGGGATTTTCTTCATCATACTAATGAATGGCAGAAGCCTTGATGCAACAACTCGCTGGGATCACA TGAGCTTTAATGCAGAAGATACTCACAGAGCAGTTGACAATTCAAGGCACGAGCAG GAAAAAACTGAGGAAGTACTTGGTATGGAGTTATACCCTACAGGATCCAGCCTCCCAGACTGTTCCCATGCATGTGGACCATGTTTTCCGTGCAAAAGGGTGATGGTGAGCTTCAAATGCTCTGTTGCAGAGTCTTGTCCAACTGTCTACAAATGCATGTGTAAAGGGAAATATTATCACGTACCCTCCAATTGA